The Oncorhynchus mykiss isolate Arlee chromosome 10, USDA_OmykA_1.1, whole genome shotgun sequence nucleotide sequence TATCATAGCAGGTTTAGGAGAATTtaagcagcaggttaggataattaaggttaggaaaagtgttagggttggggttgcaaAATGCACCCCAATTCCTTCTTTTTTAAGTCAAATTGACAAACTGTATCACATCTAGAAATGACTGCAGCGTTTTAGCTCTCCAACTTCTCCGCCCGAAGATCACCGACATCCCAGTCTGAGCTCGTTTTTTCAGAGTTCTCAATTGTCTTGAACAAACCATGCGAAAAGCATACTCaaagtctctctcctcacctcctcaaaacactaaccattttcctaaccttaacctcagtttcCTAAACTTCTACTTTAATGAtactaacctgctgcgtaaattcatacactcaggaaggagacgtgttctgtctcctagagatcaacatactttagtgcaaatcaatcccagaacaagaacaaaggaccttctgaagatgctggaggaaactggtacaaaagtatctatatccacagtaaacaagttctatatcaaacataacctgaaaggccgctcaccaaggaagaagccagagctcgaaaaccgccataaaaaagccagactacggttcgcaactgcacatggggacaaaggtcgtactttttgaagaaatgtcctctggtctgatgaaacaaaaatagaactgtttggccataatgaccattgttatgtttggaggaaaaagggggaggcttgcaagccgaagaacaccatcccaaccgtgaagcacgggggtggcagcatcatgtcagaaattgtgaaaaactgatttttatatttatttggctaaggtgtatgtaaacttccgacttcaactgtaggtgtctggatagaTAGACTGTAAACAATCCTTCcatactcacattaagcatctccaatccaaaatgaaaatctagaatcggcttcctatttcgcaacaaagcatccttatctaatgctgccaaacatagcctcataaaactgactatcctaccgatccttgactttggcgatgtaatttacaaaatagtctccaacactctactcagcaaactggatgcagtctatcacagtgccatccgttttgtcaccaaagccccatatactacccaccactgcgacctgtatgctctcgttggctggccctcgcttcatattcgttgccaaacccactggctccaagtcatctataagtcttttctaggtaaagcccttatctcagctcattggtcaccatagcagcacccacccgcagcacgcgctccagcaggtatataatacatgatatgactcccaccagcatTAGTGTGATAATATACTACATTGTATGACTCTGTATCATGCTATATGATGTATGTGTGAAGTCACAGGTTCACAATTTTGGATGTGGTAAAATAAATTGGGATCCTGTTCatttacataacactacatacagttgaagtcggaagtttacatacaccttagccaaatacatttaaactcagttttcacaattcctgacatttaatcctagtaaaaattccctgttttaggtccgttatgatcaccactttattttaagaatgtgaaatgtcagaataatagtagagaatcatttatttcagcttttatttctttcatcacattcccagtgggtcagaagttaacattcactcaattagtatttggtagcattgcctttaaattgtttaacttggttcaaacgtgtcaggtggccttccacaagcttcccacaataagttgggtgaattttggcccattcctcctgactgagctggtgtaactgagtcaggtttgtaggcctccttgctccttcctgaacggtatggcggctgcggggtcccatggtgtttatacttgcgtacctattgtttgtacagatgaacgtggtaccttcaggcgtttggaaattgctcccaaggatgatccagacttgtggagatctacaatctttttttctgaggtcttggctgatttcttttgattttcccatgatgtcaagcaaagaggcactgagtttgaaggtaggtcttgaaatacatccacaggtacacatccaattgactcaaattatgtcaattagcctatcagaagcttctaaagccatgacatccttttctggaattttcaaagctgtttaaaggcacagtcaacttagtgtatgtaaacttctgacccactggaattgtgataacagtgaattataagtgaaataatctctctgtaaacaattgttggaaaaattacttgtgtcatgcacaaagtagatgtactaaccgacttgccaaaactatagttggttcaacaagaaatttgtggagtggttgaaaaactagttttaatgactccaacctaagtgtatgtaaacttcccacttctgtgtatttcactggtcacccccaaagccaactcctccttcggccacctttccttccagttctctgctgctaatgactggaacgaattgcaaaaatcactgaagctggagactcatatctccctcactaactttaagtatcagctgtcagagcagcttaccaagcccttaaccaacagtgcagttaaaaaaaGAGTTGAGAACATATTTACCAAATAACTTAATTGTTATAGATTTATTATAGGAAGATATATTTTGTTAAACAACATATGATCATTGATAAACATGTATTATTGACATAAAGGAAATATGATTGATTGTATTTCAAAAATATTTGATATGATAAGGTCATATGATTGATTGCATATAGATTGCCATGTCAAATCATCATTAGGCCCATTGTGAAATATAGCATCTTCTTCCTATGAGCTCTGGCACCATGGTGTGGAATCTCCACCAACCGGGTGACACTCACTCCTGGCAAGCTCGCCAAATGTTAGGGTTCGtttccttgttccttgtcaatcattggtgaaattagcattatgacaatatctttaaattaaaatcattcaaaaacctttattaatgcaattgcagacataAGTTGACAATCAGGAACATAGCACGCATGTTTCCCAGTAAGTTCTGCATCAAACAAAAAGGTCCCATGTTACTTTATCAAACCCGAAGTCCAGCCTTTAGTGATGTCACTGCCTACGTCATTACCTTTTACTCATGAGACCAAAACCATGCCTACAAAGCTATATAAACAATGCTTTTAGTGTGTTATCTAAAAGCTTAGCAGTAAATATGTCCAAGTTGATTTATAGTAGAATGTCTGTGTAGTCTTATCTCCtacactcccctgcagagttTTGTCTCAGAGGGGTctctttatatgtatatataaataaataaataagagagAGAGCATTAAAATCTCAATGTGTAAatatattgttaatctgtagtctaggaccctataaatgtaaagagggaggggtcttataacccctccccttctattaatacaacattaGCATAATCAATTATTGTAATACATCAATCATTTGGTACAGCCCCAATCATGACCCCTAGGTGAACCCAACACCATCCTCTTCTGATGACCATGAGTTGATGCTCCCTCTGAATGCAGAACACCATCAGTTTTGCAGTGGATTGTTCAACCATGGGTTTACACTGGGGAAAGAGAATTCAATACAAAATGTCTCAATCAAAACCTGCATAAAGAGAGGTAAGCATAGCGTATGTGCTGGTATCAATAACTCTTTCAAGCCTTTCTTGGAAAATTATTAATGATTGCTTTATATGTCTGCCAGCATAGTACTACTTTTGTCTAGTTGTTATAGGTGAATGTGGCTCAATATCACTTACTTCTTTAAGTTGGGCACTTTCAGCATTGCCAACACTTTGATTCTCTTTGGGTCGTAGACACAGTCCTCCTCTTGGTTGCTCGGCACCATGCCAACATTAGGTGGTACCCAGGCAGTGTCAAAGCCATGCTCAGTGTGCCAGGTCTTCTGCATGGGGTGTCTCTGCCTTTTTATCACCTTAACTCTGCCTACATCCACCTTTACTTTCAGAACCATCCTATCAGAGTCAGGAATGGTCATCAATGGGGTGTTGAGGGGGTATCTAATGACTTTTCGAATGTCTCGACTGAGGTAGACACCGGCACCAAGCATGCCATCTTTGGAAGGTTTGAATCCATTTCTCTGTATATCCACAGCAATCTGTTTTGATGTTCCATGATACATCACATAGACGTGGCTGTCCTCAGGGGAGACTCCACTCTGTAGATGATCATACTGAGATCTGTAAGACAGGGAGACCATTTTGTATAAAGTATATTGGATTCAGTAGGCCTATGTACATTATTTCAAATTCTAAGATATTTTATctttaaagggataatccacccaCAGAAATAAAAATTATGAAACTCATGTCAATTTGGTGAAAGCCTATGTTTTATCAgtgggttaaaaaaaataattctaaGTGGTCCTTCTGTGAAATCAGGAAATCGTGTAGGAACGCATCATATGGTTCTCCTCACTGCAGATAGACACTAACATTTCATAACGCTTTTAAAACAATTACCTGCACTCCAGATCACCAAATTATCCTATAGATGATATGGCATACTAGTCTATATCCTCATGACAAAGTATATAATTCACTTAGATGTGCTCAATCTAAAAAGTGTACCAAATTATTTAACTCTTTTTTTCTGCGTGTGTCTGTGGGAAACAGCCGTTGTTGCCATAGCAACGTACTCTGCACTGCTCTGGACAGAAATGAACTGCAAATTGAACTGGGTGAGAGACTAAATTAACAGTGCAGTTTGTTTAGTCGATTTTTACAGCTAGCTACATTACACGCTGATATGGACTTTCGTATGATCACAGATAGAAGAATGAGTcagatatttcactggatgtataCATGCTccggagtggcgcagtggtctacgactggtttgagtccaggttgtatcacatgtgtgattgggagtccaatagggcggtgcacaattggcccagcgtcgtccgggtttggctgtaattgtacataagaatttgtgcttaactgacttgcttagttaaataaaggttcaaaaacAAATGTGAAGCGTTCGGTTGGTTTCCACTCACTGCCAAATATGGTGAAGAGAGGAAGCCCAGTCCCCGGCAGTGGGACAAGATTGAGCGAGATGGATTTTGGACgacattctacacattttgtcatcgATTAAACATTTCAACTCAATACAGTTTACTGTTTCCAAACCTACACCCTGTAACAACATAGTGGACTAAGTTTAGTAGACTTTACCTTTTGCCGAAGTTTCGAAAATATTTAGGAGCGAAAGGGCGAATTTAGTTATTGCACACGGACacttcagagtaggcgttccctaatgtAAATATGCAAATCAATGCTAGAACGCGCCTTAGGAAATctctagctcgtgcttggctctgcccaccttgatttttctgcccactatgattcgTTTGCttccattggaaacgacaggctctggtctatcttgggttagttttaCAAACCTTTGGTAGTATTGTGTGTAGCGACGTTTTCTAGCTAGCCAGCTGCCCAAAGAAATAGCATTGCACGGTGGATTTTGTAGTTGACTTGAGCTGCAACGGATTTCTACAACGATTTTCATATGTTGCTACCAACCTTGTTATAACgacaaaatgaaacatttgttcacaaaaaaatactgttttcaCATATTAGTGTTATTTATCAGTTTAACACTGTCAATCACAATAATTCATGGGTTGGGGTTGATTATCCCTTTAGGTTTCTTGAAAAGAGTGCAGTCTTTTTCATACTTACAAGTTATCTTCAGTAACCTTCATGACCTCGATTACTTTGATTCTCTTTGGGTCATagacacagtcctcctcctggttaCACAGTACCATGCCaacattaggaggaacccaggcaGTGTCAAAGCCATGCACAGTGTGCCATGTCTTCTGCATGGTGTGGTTCTGCCTGTCTATGACCTTAACCCTGCCGACATTCACTCTGACTTTTAGTACTCTTTTCTCAGAGTCAGGAACATCAAGAGGGTATTTACAGGCTTTTCGGATGTCCCGACTAACATAAACACCAGCACCAAGCATTCTATCTGCACTTGATGGTTTGaagccgtccctcttaatcaacTCTGCGCCCTCTTTTGAGCAGCCATGAAACATCACATATTCTCTGTGATCTTCAGGATGAGACTTGCTGTCAAGCAAGTTGATGTAGTATGGGGAATCAGGGTTAACATCCATAGTAACCAAACTGCtgttaaatacacctctgctgaaATGAGCTGTAATATAAGTACACACATTGCAATTACAATTTGTAAGTtaacataattaaaattcctAAGGCTGAAACTGTTACACTAAATTGTTATGGCTGAATAATATTTCAAAATATGCTGAATTATTACACTAGCATTATAACACGATCATGTAAAGACTTATTTAGTAAGTAAACAGGGGTTGTTTGATAGCCACGTGTCCAGTAATAAGTTACCGTGTCCTGAAAAACAGATGAGACCGTTCTTACCTGCTGCTGCAAGACAAATGCAGGAATACTCCGTATGCTTAGGAAACCTAGCGCCTAGGTTTCAATTCCTGACTGCAGGCCAATCTTACCTATTTAGGTTTCGTTTCCTGGTCTAGTCttgcagtggcgacccgtcattcaagGAAGGTGAGAACCACATTTTAGCAAAAACAAATGTAACCCTCTCACCGGGTTCGAATTTGACTTTCACGATATTACCTTACATAGAATATCTCGGATGTTAGGTGAGAAGGACATTTCCAATAAGAATCCCTATTGTAAACTATCTAGGGTGATGACAACTAGGGTATTAACTTCAGATGGAATGATTATAGGTTTGCATTGACACCCAGGCAGTGTCAAAGCCATGCATTCAATTAAATTGAAACGATAAATGACTCCACCAAGACAACATACATAAGGTTCAAGATGTGTATTATTACATTTTCAAAGCACCacatcaaaataaaaataaaataataaacccCAATGATTCATGCACAACCCATGTCCAAATTATTTCAAGCTTACTTAACCCGTTGGGGCGCGTtggagcaaaaaaaaaacaaaacaagcacCCCACCGTTGTGGTTACTCACTACTTATAGATATTCCCTCAGCGAAGTATGGCAGTTCCGTGCAGGTTTTCCTCACATGGTCCACAGCAAGCACAGCTATCAATGCAGACAGTACTCCTTAGCAGTAACCGATATCCCATGGGAACATGAACTCGCCAAGCAATTctctgtttcgctgccagacaatcccaaaggattcactccattgtgctggaaagaaagctctgctgttgggacagctttatgtaggccttaacagtttgtgggcaacacttgtcaccgttatagggcaattcatgtattgtttagtgttgcgtctttgctggcatgcatctaaaaacatatattttgagtttgccccaccaagatttacatgctaaaatcgtcaCTGTTGTCTTGTCCCAACAGTTTAGCATCATTTTTATCAAATCTCAAATGAAAAGCAACCGTGCCCACTCAGATAAGCCTAATCTAATGGGGACATTATGATACTTCTTACTTTCAAGAATTTTGTTATTGCACCACTGGCAAGTTGATGTTCCTTTATCACACTAGAATCAGCTTCAGTAACGTGTTAGCATCTTAATCGTAGTAGCATCTGTAAGGTTCTAGAACTCTCATGCCATCCACATGAAACGATACCCACTCAGGCAGTAACCATTACATATGTGGCCTCCAACGACGAGCCACTGGCCAATGCTGACTTATTCAGGAGGTCATATCAGCTGTTGATTTCAGTTTTGAAACATTTATTACTATTTACAACTCCACAGTTACAACAACAGTCTTTCCCATTCCCATATTGATTTATTGGCCAGTATTAAGAGCAGTTTTCCATCAGATTACAAGAACAGCAGGTAGACAAGGTGTTTGGTTTCAACACAACGGTACAAGCTACATCAGCTTTATTGCCCATGTTATCCCTGAGAATGATGCATAGAAATGAATGACTGATAAGAAATTAGTTGAAGTATTTTATACAAATACTTTTTAAATGTAGGCCTTACAGacagtcactgtaaataagacaaATAAAACCCAATCTTTGACCCCCCTTTTTTTTAACCTCATACAGCAAAGTGGCACATCCCAAATGAAAGAGCACCTTTTGGCAGAACAGTACATATAATATCCTACATAGTGAGGTGTAAAACTAACTTTTAAAGGTAAATTAAATGTCTTCCTACCCACCGAGGCCAGCATTATGATTCTtccaaaaaatgacttgtgttgtCATTTGAAGGGCTATGAGAGTTCGCCTCATCCGCAGAGGCAGATTGGGACAGAACCCCCTCACTATGTGTGGGTGTGTCAGAAGCAGCAGCAACATTTATAGGAGGCTTGGCCTCCAGCACTCCACTGTCCAGACCCACAGGTGGAATCTGCTGTTCCCAGTCTTGTAACATGGACTCCAGCAGGCCAGAGTCTGCAGGGTTGCctgtggtggtggttgtgctAGGCGCTAGCACGCTGTTGCTTGTGCTGCTGCTTACCGGGCAGGTGTGGTTAGCATCGTTAGCGCCTTCGGCAGTATGTTGGTCACTGTCGCTGTCTATGGTGATGACAGTGGGCGAGTGTTTCCTGGACCCTGTGCGCTCTTTGCTCCTGTGCCTCTTGCCCTTCTTCttgtgcttcttcttcttcttctggtgCTTCCTGGTTTGCTCCGAGGAGCTGCCCTCAAAGATGATCTCCACGCTGAGGCTCCTGCTCCTCTTCCCCCCAGACTTCTCCTTGGACttcctaaccttaaaccttttagccaacccttcccctaaccttaaaccttttagctaacccttcccctaaccttaaaccttttagctaacccttcccctaaccttaaaccttttagctaacccttcccctaaccttaaccctttaatctaactcctaaacttaaccctaacctataGCCGAGCTaatattagccagctagctaacgttagccatctaTCTATAATTCATAAaatatcatacgttttgcaaatttgtaacatattgtacatttttcaGTCGTAACATTTTGCACGTTTTGCAAATTCTTAACAtttaatacgaattgtaattcataacatatcaaactaaatgagtgatggacttccacaaatgaatacataccatgcAAAACGTAACATACAGTAAAAAGAGTGTTTGTCGGATTAacctacagaataatacaaaatgatcTGAGATCAGCTTGAGAAAGAAGCTGCTGTTGGAACAAACAACTTGAAAACAAACCTTGAGGCGATCAATCTCTTGCTGTTGCTCCTTCAGGACACTTCTCAGAGTCTCATGTTGCTCTTTCAGTTGCTCTATCTCCATGACcagctcttctttctctctctcactttactCTACCTGTTCCTAGATTCAGAAACACACATCATGTCATGTACATATCCTCTCCTATGGATCATTTTAGCTAATATGTTCTTGTGAGGAACATCATCAATCCCAACAGAGAGTGCTGCCTTTTAAAGACAAGTAGTTCACGCATGGTCTTCAAAACACAATCTTTGGATTTGAGATATTGTGGATTGTATTGTTCCTGTGTTGTGATGACCAACTGGTTGTTTTCCAGGCAGTAGTCTGTGTTTTGGGGTTTTAAAGCAGAGGGGGGTGCTGGCTCCTCTCACTTGGTCATTACTATCAGCATACCAGAGCTGATTGAACTCTGCAGAATCCTCTGTATGTTATCAGGAATACAATATCATTGTCAGTGTAATCCCCGGCATAATATTGATCACTTAAATATCAAAGgaaaagtacatttacatttttttgtgtatAAAATCAAGAAGTTAACATAGGCCTCTGGTACCATCAAGAAAGTGTAACCTAAACTGAGCACACTGATTAATATCAAAGTCCATGTTGAAAAGTCTGAGGATAAAATGCACACATGGTCTTACCACGAAAAACCACTTGTTTTCTAACTAGATCCTGTCCTATCAGATCCAATGATGGTTCTACCCACACAAATGTGTCCTTTGTGGTGCTCCAGCCACCTGCACAATAATGCAGTTATTAAACAATCAAGACTGACAACATAGGGAGGTATTCCAGACTATGGATATTTATTGTTGAATATAGGTTAAAACAATGAACATTCATGACAAAAGGTATATAATCTAATCTTGAATAACCAAGCCCAGTCTCTGGGGTTCGGTTTGATGGTTGCTGTCAGAGAGTAGCAGCAAATCACCCGCAGCATTAGTGGGTGATTACCTGGGAAACATGTGCCTGCACTTTCGCTGCTTTCCATTGACCTCTGAAATGGGAAATATAGCTAAATGAAAACAAGCAGGCCAAGATGCCCATAAAAAATATAAGGTTTGAACTAAGCAGCAGGTGCAACTCGCTTAAACCTTAATTTATGTTGTTAACTGAACCCTTAGGCTATATCTCTTCTTTAGCAGCACACATTGTCCAAGAAGGTCAAAAATGTTATATTACATAAAAATGTAATTAGCCTACACCATCATCGTTATACATTCTGATGTACTATGACCTAGGTCAGGGATCATAAACTAGATTCCGCCACGGCAGATTTTTGGTCAGGGGGCTGGAACatgattacaaatcatttgtatacTGAAAATTGACAGGTTCAGATATAATATTTTACTTAACAttataatttcaaaccttgcctacttttgtatacgatcacatattGTAGCctatatctctctattatgcggggaaatactttggaacagatttacaAAATGTAAATCACTTGGAGATTATGTTATGGTGTTTTTAGTATTGTATGTCCAACACTACTGACTTTGTTATGTTCGCAAAACCTTTTGACAAAGTTTGACTTTCATTTTAAATGTGTTGTGTAATTTATAGGTTTGCTACCGACCTGGCCCTCATATATAGGGCTAATTTTTTTCAGAAGATTTATGGCGTTTATAAAATCGTCAAACATACACTTCTAACTCAATACgttacggcaggtagcctagtgaggtagcctagtgattagagcgttgagccagtaaccgaaaggatccccgagttgacaaggtaaaaatctcgttctgcccctgagcaaggcagttaacccgctgatccccgggcgccgaagacttGGAAATCGATTTAAGGCAGCCCTTgcatctctgattcagaggggttgggttaaatgcgaaagacacatttaagttgaatgcattcatttatacaactgactaggtgtcccccttTCCTATTACCTTATTCGAAATTGTTTTACTCTGTTTAGCCTACTCAAGCCATGAACATATACTGCAGGTAACGTTACAAGGccacaaataaataaaaagacgGAGAGAGAACGAATATGAAAGTAAACGCAATTATGTCATTATTACGATCAAATATGTTATACTGTTTAGCTCAAATAAATGATTTAAATTGTTGACCTTACATGAAGTTTGGACTGCCAGTTCAACTCAGTGGTGTCGCACTCGCAGCTCAAACGTCAAATCGGAATAGGCTAGGCTACTTGTTTGTTCAAAACATCCCGGAACTCGGAAATCttcgacttcagtgcgttcaaaacaactggaaactagGATAAAAATTAACTTCAACTGGGAAAATAGTTTTGaactgtcatccaactcggaatttgAAGTCGGAAACTCAAGCATCAACCGGTTTGTCTATAAGGGATACAGCTTTTCTCAAAATGGACTTTTCATAGCAGGTTTGGGAGAACCtaagcagcaggttaggataactaacgtagcaggttatgatcattaggttaaggttaggaaaagggttagggttggctaaatgcaacaacaaaacgtTTTAAGTCAAATTGACCAACTGTATCCCATCTGGTAATTTCGGCATCATCCTAGAGCTCCGATTTCTCCGCTCTGAAGGTCACTGTCGTCACAGTCTGTGCTCGTTTTATCAGAGATCACAGGTGTCGTGAACAACCATGCGAAAATCTCAAATTGTCATAAACCTGTCTCCTCGCCTCCTTTTCAAAACTCTTTGATGAGGTCAGAGGGGCGGGACCTCTGACtttggttttgagaaggaggcgaggagtaTTCAATTGAGATTCTCTCCCAATGTCACAGGCATGGGACACTTTTCACCGAACTTCGATACAAATTATTTTTCGTTGCAGTTTAGGACATTATTTtcgctaaccctaaccatttccCTAACTTTAACTTCcgtatcctaacctgctactgaAAAGTCACTTCGGAATCGAAGTGCAGTGAAGAGTCTCCCTCACCGG carries:
- the LOC110497173 gene encoding uncharacterized protein LOC110497173 produces the protein MDVNPDSPYYINLLDSKSHPEDHREYVMFHGCSKEGAELIKRDGFKPSSADRMLGAGVYVSRDIRKACKYPLDVPDSEKRVLKVRVNVGRVKVIDRQNHTMQKTWHTVHGFDTAWVPPNVGMVLCNQEEDCVYDPKRIKVIEVMKVTEDNLSQYDHLQSGVSPEDSHVYVMYHGTSKQIAVDIQRNGFKPSKDGMLGAGVYLSRDIRKVIRYPLNTPLMTIPDSDRMVLKVKVDVGRVKVIKRQRHPMQKTWHTEHGFDTAWVPPNVGMVPSNQEEDCVYDPKRIKVLAMLKVPNLKNVNPWLNNPLQN